One genomic region from Panthera tigris isolate Pti1 chromosome D1, P.tigris_Pti1_mat1.1, whole genome shotgun sequence encodes:
- the TMEM151A gene encoding transmembrane protein 151A translates to MPEGGGGDSGEVPEFIPDGEPLREEQRPLKQSLGSSLCRESHWKCLLLTLLIHACGAVVAWCRLATVPRLVLGPEAALARGAGGPPPTYPASPCSDGYLYIPLAFVSLLYLLYLAECWHCHVRSCQAPRTDANTVLALIRRLQQAPPCVWWKATSYHYVRRTRQITRYRNGDAYTTTQVYHERADSRTARGEFDYSAHGVRDVSKELVGLADHAATRLRFTKCFSFGSAEAEASYLTQRARFFSANEGLDDYLEAREGMHLKDVDFRESLMVFADPRSPPWYARAWVFWLVSAATLSWPLRVVAAYGTAHVHYQVEKLFGAGSPPPGAVPSGPPLSRVATVDFTELEWHICSNRQLVPSYSEAVVMGAGAYLRGCQRCRRSLSSNSLPPARPSGPRLPFSRSRLSLGAGGRATPGVFRSLSGGPLGRRAEDTEPLESPPCYEDALYFPVLIVHGDGGCQGDGQGAP, encoded by the coding sequence CAGCGGCCCTTGAAACAGTCCCTGGGAAGCTCCCTGTGCCGCGAGTCGCACTGGAAGTGCCTGCTGCTCACCCTGCTCATCCATGCCTGTGGCGCCGTGGTGGCCTGGTGTCGCCTGGCCACGGTGCCGCGGCTGGTCCTGGGGCCCGAGGCGGCTCTGGCCCGCGGGGCCGGGGGCCCGCCGCCCACCTACCCGGCCAGCCCTTGCTCTGACGGCTACCTATACATCCCGCTGGCCTTCGTGTCCCTCCTCTACCTCCTCTACCTGGCCGAGTGCTGGCACTGCCACGTGCGGTCGTGCCAGGCGCCGCGCACCGACGCCAACACCGTGCTCGCCCTGATCCGCCGGCTGCAGCAGGCGCCGCCCTGCGTCTGGTGGAAGGCCACCAGCTACCACTACGTGCGGCGCACCCGCCAGATCACCCGCTACCGGAACGGCGACGCCTACACCACCACGCAGGTCTACCACGAGCGGGCGGACAGCCGCACGGCCCGCGGCGAGTTTGACTACTCGGCCCACGGAGTCCGCGACGTCTCCAAGGAGCTCGTGGGCCTGGCCGACCACGCGGCCACGCGGCTGCGCTTCACCAAGTGCTTCAGCTTCGGCAGCGCCGAGGCCGAGGCCTCGTACCTCACCCAGAGGGCCCGCTTCTTCAGCGCCAACGAGGGCCTGGACGACTACCTGGAGGCCCGCGAGGGCATGCACCTGAAGGACGTGGACTTCCGCGAGTCGCTCATGGTCTTCGCGGACCCCCGCAGCCCGCCCTGGTACGCCCGCGCCTGGGTCTTCTGGCTGGTGTCCGCGGCCACGCTGTCCTGGCCGCTGCGCGTCGTGGCGGCCTACGGCACGGCCCACGTGCACTACCAGGTGGAGAAGCTCTTTGGCGCCGGCTCGCCCCCGCCCGGGGCCGTGCCCAGCGGGCCGCCGCTCTCCCGCGTGGCCACGGTGGACTTCACCGAGCTCGAGTGGCACATCTGCTCCAACCGGCAGCTGGTGCCCAGCTACTCGGAGGCCGTGGTCATGGGCGCCGGCGCCTACCTCCGCGGCTGCCAGCGCTGCCGTCGCTCCCTCAGCAGCAACTCGCTGCCCCCCGCCCGGCCCAGCGGGCCCCGCCTGCCTTTCAGCCGCAGCCGGCTCTCCCTGGGAGCCGGGGGCCGGGCCACCCCGGGGGTCTTCCGGAGCCTGAGCGGGGGGCCGCTGGGGCGCCGGGCAGAGGACACGGAGCCCCTGGAAAGCCCACCGTGTTACGAGGACGCCCTTTACTTCCCGGTGCTCATCGTCCACGGCGACGGCGGCTGCCAGGGGGACGGGCAGGGGGCGCCCTGA
- the CD248 gene encoding endosialin — protein sequence MLLRLLLAWAAAVPTLGQAPWAAEPRAICGPGSCYALFPRRRTFLEAWRACRELGGDLATPRTPEEAQRVDSLVGAGPASRLLWIGLQRQARQCQPQRPLRGFTWTTGDQDTAFTNWAQPATGGPCPAQRCAALEASGEHRWLEGSCTLAVDGYLCQFGFEGSCPALPDEAGQAGPAVYTTPFHLVSTDFEWLPFGSVAAVPCQAGREASLLCVKQPEGRVGWSRAGPLCPGTGCGPDNGGCEHECVEEVDGRVSCRCAEGFRLAADGRSCEDPCAHAPCEQQCEPGGPQGYSCHCRLGFRPAEDEPHRCVDTDECQIAGVCQQMCVNYVGGFECYCSEGHELEADGISCSPAGAMGARASQDLGDELLDDGEDEEDEHEAWETFDGSWTEVPGIPWMEATQPPDFGLAYRPSFPEEGEHRMPYLDPTWPPPLSAPRGPYHSSVLSVTRPVLVSATRPTPPSAHRPPVISATRPPLAHQPPMIPARHPALPPDHQFPMISASRPDLPSAYQPPVISATHPARPPAHRPPIISARYPELSPAHQSPVFPDTHVTDTQTTTHLPQILASHTPLVTTSNAHQSLVSPDVPVLKAQATHLPIASTVQPPLTTTSRSPVPPAHQVPVPAATQPPALRTTLTSEPPQHPPNQTSLTSPTHPHSKPPQVPREGAHDRKLAPWLPSAAPTAAPTAPGEASLAGHSRRDDRWLLVALLVPTCVFLVVLLALGIVYCTRCGPHAPNKRVTDCYRWVTHAGSKGPTEPVPHRGSLTGVQTCRTSV from the coding sequence ATGCTGCTGCGCCTGCTGCTGGCCTGGGCGGCCGCGGTGCCCACGCTGGGCCAGGCCCCCTGGGCGGCCGAGCCCCGGGCCATCTGCGGCCCCGGCAGCTGCTACGCGCTCTTCCCGCGGCGCCGCACCTTCCTGGAGGCCTGGCGGGCCTGCCGCGAGCTGGGGGGCGACCTGGCCACGCCGCGGACCCCCGAGGAGGCCCAGCGTGTGGACAGCCTGGTGGGGGCCGGCCCGGCCAGCCGGCTGCTGTGGATCGGCCTGCAGCGGCAGGCCCGGCAGTGCCAACCGCAGCGCCCGCTGCGCGGCTTCACGTGGACCACGGGAGACCAGGACACGGCCTTCACCAACTGGGCCCAACCAGCCACAGGGGGGCCCTGCCCGGCCCAGCGCTGCGCGGCCCTTGAGGCCAGTGGAGAGCATCGCTGGCTCGAGGGCTCGTGCACGCTGGCCGTCGATGGCTACCTGTGCCAGTTCGGCTTCGAGGGCTCCTGCCCCGCGTTGCCGGATGAGGCGGGCCAGGCGGGCCCTGCGGTCTACACCACGCCCTTCCACCTGGTCTCCACCGACTTCGAGTGGCTGCCCTTCGGCTCCGTAGCTGCCGTGCCCTGCCAGGCTGGCAGAGAGGCCTCCCTGCTGTGCGTGAAGCAGCCCGAGGGCCGCGTGGGCTGGTCTCGGGCCGGGCCCTTGTGCCCAGGGACCGGCTGCGGCCCGGACAATGGGGGCTGCGAGCACGAGTGTGTGGAGGAGGTGGATGGTCGCGTGTCCTGCCGCTGCGCCGAGGGCTTCCGGCTGGCAGCCGACGGGCGAAGCTGCGAGGACCCCTGTGCCCACGCCCCGTGTGAGCAGCAATGTGAGCCCGGTGGGCCGCAGGGCTACAGCTGCCACTGTCGCCTGGGTTTCCGGCCGGCCGAGGATGAGCCGCACCGCTGCGTGGACACGGACGAGTGCCAGATCGCCGGCGTGTGCCAGCAGATGTGCGTCAACTACGTTGGTGGCTTCGAGTGCTACTGCAGCGAGGGCCACGAGCTTGAAGCCGATGGCATCAGCTGCAGCCCTGCGGGGGCCATGGGCGCTCGGGCTTCCCAGGACCTAGGGGACGAGTTGCTGGACGACGGGGAGGACGAAGAGGATGAACACGAGGCCTGGGAGACCTTTGATGGTAGCTGGACAGAGGTGCCTGGGATCCCATGGATGGAGGCCACGCAGCCACCTGACTTCGGCCTGGCCTACAGACCTAGTTtcccagaggagggagagcaTCGGATGCCCTACCTGGACCCCACCTGGCCACCCCCACTGAGTGCCCCCAGAGGCCCCTACCACTCCTCGGTGCTCTCCGTCACCCGGCCTGTGTTGGTCTCTGCCACACGCCCCACACCGCCTTCTGCCCACCGACCCCCTGTCATCTCTGCCACCCGCCCACCCCTGGCCCATCAGCCCCCCATGATCCCTGCCAGGCACCCAGCTTTGCCTCCTGACCACCAGTTCCCCATGATCTCAGCCAGCCGCCCAGATCTGCCCTCTGCCTACCAGCCCCCTGTTATCTCTGCCACTCACCCAGCACGACCCCCCGCCCACCGGCCCCCCATTATCTCAGCCAGATACCCTGAACTGTCCCCTGCCCACCAGTCCCCTGTGTTTCCGGACACCCATGTCACTGACACTCAGACCACCACTCATTTGCCTCAAATCCTTGCCAGCCACACCCCTCTGGTCACGACTTCCAACGCCCATCAATCCCTTGTCTCCCCAGATGTCCCAGTCCTTAAAGCCCAGGCCACTCACCTTCCCATTGCCTCGACGGTCCAGCCCCCTCTGACCACTACCTCCAGATCCCCTGTGCCCCCTGCCCATCAAGTTCCTGTACCTGCTGCCACCCAGCCCCCGGCCCTCCGCACTACCCTCACCTCAGAGCCCCCTCAGCATCCCCCTAACCAGACTTCACTCACCAGCCCTACACACCCCCATTCCAAACCCCCACAAGTCCCAAGGGAAGGTGCCCATGACCGCAAGCTGGCCCCATGGCTGCCCTCAGCAGCCCCCACAGCAGCTCCGACAGCCCCGGGGGAGGCCAGTCTGGCAGGCCACAGCCGGAGGGATGACCGGTGGCTGCTGGTGGCTCTCCTCGTTCCAACGTGCGTCTTCTTGGTGGTCCTACTCGCACTGGGCATCGTGTACTGCACCCGCTGCGGCCCCCACGCACCCAACAAGCGAGTTACCGACTGCTATCGCTGGGTCACCCACGCTGGGAGCAAGGGCCCAACAGAACCAGTGCCCCACCGGGGCAGCCTCACGGGGGTGCAGACCTGCAGAACCAGCGTGTGA
- the RIN1 gene encoding ras and Rab interactor 1, with amino-acid sequence METPGEPEAGPLGAPSLSNFAPGHPEREKPAQDPLYDVPGASGGPAGGPQRPGRTVSLRERLLRTRPVWLQLRANAAAALHVLRTEPPGTFLVRKSNTRGCQALCVRLPEASGPSFVSSHYIQESPGGVSLEGSELTFPDLVQLICAYCHTRDILLLPLQLPRAICQAATHKELEAISHLGIEFWSSSLNTKAQPGLSEGPLLPRLKPRSPRELDQGTGAALCFFNPLFPGDLGPTKREKFKRSFKVRVSTETSSPLSPPAMPPPPVPVLPGAAPNQTERLPPHQLLRRESSVGYRVPGSASPSLPPLPSLQEVDCGSPSSSEEEGAPGSRGSPATSPRLGRRRRPLLRSMSSAFCSLLAPERQVGRAATALVEDRHTAVGQLVQDLLTQVRAGPEPRELQGVREALSRARAMLSAELSPEKLLPPERLEHILEKSLHRSVLKPLRPILAARLRRRLSADGSLGRLAEGLRLARSQGPGAFGFHLSLPSPGEMEQVRQKLLQLLRAYSPSAQVKRLLQACKLLYTALRTQAGEGAGADAFLPLLSLVLAQCDLPELLLEAEYMSELLEPTLLTGEGGYYLTSLSASLALLSGLDQAHMLPLSPSQELQRSLSLWEQRRLPATHSFQHLLRVAYQDPSSGCTSKTLAVPPGASVATLNQLCATKFRVTQPDTFGLFLYREQGYHRLSPGALVHRLPTTGYLVYRKAERPDTHGAAPGATTERDSGELEAGGREEEEGGRGDGIIEVKAGPGDSRGESETTGERVQGSVGQARGGPAPPGGPEAEGSRAAEE; translated from the exons ATGGAAACCCCTGGGGAGCCAGAAGCAGGCCCTCTCGGAGCCCCCAGCCTGTCCAACTTCGCACCTGGGCACCCGGAGAGAGAAAA GCCAGCCCAGGACCCGCTCTACGACGTGCCTGGGGCCAGCGGGGGGCCGGCGGGCGGGCCCCAGCGGCCCGGGCGCACCGTGAGCCTGCGGGAGCGCTTGCTGCGCACACGGCCCGTGTGGCTGCAGCTCCGGGCCAACGCGGCGGCTGCACTGCACGTGCTGAGGACTGAGCCCCCGGGG ACGTTCCTGGTGCGGAAATCTAACACTCgtgggtgccaggccctgtgcgTGAGGCTGCCTGAGGCCAGCGGCCCTTCGTTTGTCTCTAGCCACTACATCCAGGAGAGCCCTGGGG GCGTCTCCTTGGAGGGCTCAGAGCTCACGTTCCCAGACCTGGTCCAGCTCATCTGTGCCTACTGCCATACCCG ggaCATCCTTCTCCTCCCACTCCAGCTCCCCAGAGCCATCTGCCAGGCAGCCACCCACAAGGAACTGGAAGCCATCTCCCATCTGGGCATCG AGTTCTGGAGCTCCTCCCTCAATACCAAGGCTCAGCCGGGCCTGTCTGAAGGCCCGCTGCTGCCCCGGCTGAAGCCCCGGTCCCCGCGAGAGCTGGACCAGGGCACAGGAGCCGCCCTGTGCTTCTTCAATCCCCTGTTCCCAGGGGACCTGGGCCCCACCAAGCGGGAGAAATTCAAGAGGAGCTTCAAAGTACGCGTGTCCACGGAGACCTCCAGCCCTCTGTCTCCACCTGCCATGCCACCTCCCCCGGTCCCCGTGCTGCCGGGGGCAGCCCCCAACCAGACAGAAAGGTTACCCCCTCACCAGCTTCTGCGGAGGGAGAGCTCTGTGGGGTACCGTGTGCCAGGGAGtgccagccccagcctcccacccctgccctccctccaggaGGTAGACTGTGGCTCCCCCAGCAGCTCAGAAGAAGAGGGGGCGCCAGGGTCCCGGGGAAGCCCGGCCACCTCACCCCGCCTGGGCCGCCGCCGGCGGCCGCTGCTTCGGTCCATGAGCTCTGCCTTCTGCTCCCTGCTGGCCCCGGAGCGGCAGGTGGGCCGGGCAGCCACGGCGCTGGTGGAGGACCGACACACGGCCGTCGGCCAGCTGGTGCAGGACCTGCTGACCCAGGTGCGGGCCGGCCCCGAGCCCCGGGAGCTGCAGGGTGTCCGAGAGGCGCTGAGCCGGGCTCGGGCCATGCTGAGCGCGGAGCTGAGCCCTGAGAAGCTGCTGCCACCTGAGAGACTGG AACACATCTTGGAGAAGTCTCTGCATCGCTCCGTGCTCAAGCCTCTCAGGCCCATCCTGGCGGCCCGCCTGCGGCGCCGGCTTTCTGCGGACGGCTCCCTGGGCCGCCTGGCTGAGGGCCTCCGCCTGGCTCGGTCCCAGGGCCCCGGAGCCTTTGGGTTCCACCTGAGCCTGCCCTCCCCGGGAGAGATGGAGCAGGTGCGTCAGAAGCTGCTGCAGCTGCTCCGTGCCTACTCACCCAGTGCCCAGGTCAAGCGGCTCCTGCAGGCTTGCAAGCTGCTCTACACAGCCCTGAGGACCCAGGCCG GGGAGGGTGCAGGGGCAGATGCGTTCCTCCCGCTGCTGAGCCTCGTCCTGGCCCAGTGCGACCTTCCCGAGCTGCTGCTGGAGGCTGAGTACATGTCAGAGCTTCTGGAGCCCACCCTGCTCACCGGAGAGG GTGGTTACTACCTGACCAGCCTCTCGGCCAGCCTGGCCCTGCTCAGCGGCCTGGACCAGGCCCACATGCTCCCCCTGAGCCCCTCCCAGGAGCTACAACGTTCCCTCAGCCTCTGGGAGCAGCGCCGCCTGCCTGCCACCCACAGCTTCCAG CACCTCCTCCGAGTGGCCTATCAGGACCCCAGCAGCGGCTGTACCTCCAAGACCCTGGCTGTGCCCCCAGGGGCCTCAGTTGCCACCCTGAACCAGCTCTGTGCCACGAAGTTCCGAGTGACCCAGCCTGACACATTTGGCCTCTTCCTGTACAGGGAACAGGGCTACCACCGCTTGTCTCCGGGAGCCCTGGTCCACAGGCTTCCCACAACCGGCTACCTCGTCTATCGCAAGGCCGAGCGGCCCGACACCCATGGGGCCGCGCCTGGGGCTACAACAGAGAGGGACAGTGgggagctggaggcagggggcagggaggaggaggaagggggccgGGGAGATGGGATCATCGAGGTCAAGGCCGGTCCTGGGGACAGCAGGGGAGAGTCTGAGACAACTGGCGAGAGGGTGCAGGGAAGCGTGGGCCAGGCCAGGGGGGGCCCTGCCCCACCGGGGGGACCAGAGGCTGAGGGAAGCAGAGCAGCAGAGGAGTAG